The Micromonospora sp. M71_S20 genome has a window encoding:
- a CDS encoding NAD(P)/FAD-dependent oxidoreductase, with translation MQHRIIVLGAGYTGAIVAGRLARRLHREDVSITVVNEGADFVERVRMHQLAAGQDLRPRPLREMFAGTGVGLRLARVTGVDVARRTVAVDDANGAEEVAYDTLVYALGSGWDPRDVPGAAEYAHEISSRPGALRLRERLARLDAGQTVLVVGGGLTGLEAVTEIAEARPDLDVALAARGGLGDWLSPRGREHLRKVFDKLGITAYEHTTVTGVEADRVATADGRAIPAAVAVWTTGFAVHPIARATALEVTGSGQIVVDGTMRSVSHPDVYAVGDAAMVTGPGDKPLRMSCASGVPTAWQAADAIAAHLAGGKLPNSRIRYLNQCISLGRSEGLIQYVTADDRAVRAALTGRLAAVYKELVCKGAAWGVANPTLGLPTRRRRVTRATAGSTVDALA, from the coding sequence ATGCAGCACCGCATCATCGTCCTCGGAGCCGGATACACCGGAGCCATCGTCGCCGGCCGCCTCGCCAGACGCCTCCACCGTGAGGACGTCTCCATCACCGTCGTCAACGAAGGGGCCGACTTCGTCGAACGCGTCCGCATGCACCAACTGGCGGCCGGTCAGGACCTCAGGCCCCGGCCGTTGCGTGAGATGTTCGCGGGCACCGGCGTCGGGCTGCGGCTCGCGAGGGTCACCGGCGTCGACGTCGCCCGCAGGACCGTCGCCGTCGACGACGCGAACGGCGCCGAGGAAGTCGCCTACGACACGCTCGTCTACGCCCTCGGCAGCGGCTGGGACCCACGGGACGTCCCGGGGGCAGCCGAGTACGCCCACGAGATCTCCAGCCGCCCCGGAGCGCTCCGGCTACGCGAGCGCCTGGCCCGCCTCGACGCCGGGCAGACCGTGCTCGTCGTCGGGGGCGGCCTCACCGGCCTGGAGGCCGTGACCGAGATCGCCGAGGCCCGCCCGGACCTCGACGTCGCCCTCGCCGCCCGGGGCGGTCTCGGCGACTGGCTCTCCCCCAGGGGCCGTGAGCACCTGCGGAAGGTCTTCGACAAGCTCGGCATCACCGCGTACGAGCACACCACCGTCACCGGCGTCGAAGCCGACCGCGTCGCCACCGCCGACGGCAGGGCCATCCCGGCGGCGGTGGCCGTGTGGACCACCGGCTTCGCGGTCCACCCGATCGCGAGGGCGACCGCCCTGGAGGTCACCGGCTCCGGCCAGATCGTGGTCGACGGGACCATGCGGTCGGTCTCGCACCCGGACGTGTACGCCGTCGGCGACGCCGCCATGGTGACGGGTCCCGGGGACAAGCCGCTGCGGATGTCGTGCGCCTCGGGGGTGCCGACCGCCTGGCAGGCCGCCGACGCGATCGCGGCGCACCTGGCCGGGGGAAAGCTACCGAACAGCCGGATCCGCTACTTGAACCAGTGCATCTCGCTCGGCCGCAGCGAGGGCCTGATCCAGTACGTCACCGCCGACGACCGCGCCGTGCGGGCGGCCCTGACCGGACGCCTCGCGGCCGTCTACAAGGAGTTGGTCTGCAAGGGTGCCGCCTGGGGCGTCGCCAACCCGACGCTCGGGCTGCCCACCCGGCGCCGCCGCGTCACGCGGGCAACAGCGGGCTCGACCGTCGACGCGCTGGCGTAG
- a CDS encoding L-threonylcarbamoyladenylate synthase, producing MTTGSPRVLPADSGIAEAASVLRTGGLVAFPTETVYGLGANALDARAAARIFEAKARPSFDPLITHLADAAELEKLVGTVPAAVAALAGRFWPGPLTLIVDRPAAIPPIVTSGLATMAVRVPDNAYARALIAEAGVPVAAPSANRFGQLSPTRAEHVVRGLGAAVDVVLDGGPTRCGIESTIVDARGGRPVVLRLGALPVEALEEAAGPVTVRPGSSGQPVAPGTLAAHYAPRTPLRLASGGEPPAADGVRRGFLAFRDRPAGDWAAVEVLSAAGDLTEAAARLFDALHELDATGVDEILVEPVPEVGVGRAVNDRLRRAAATWHPAG from the coding sequence GTGACCACCGGATCCCCACGCGTGCTACCGGCCGACAGCGGCATCGCCGAGGCGGCCTCCGTCCTGCGTACCGGCGGGTTGGTGGCCTTTCCCACCGAGACCGTCTACGGGCTCGGCGCGAACGCGTTGGACGCCCGGGCCGCCGCCCGGATCTTCGAGGCGAAGGCGCGGCCCAGCTTCGACCCGCTGATCACACACCTCGCGGACGCGGCCGAGCTGGAGAAGCTGGTGGGGACGGTGCCGGCGGCGGTGGCGGCGTTGGCCGGGCGCTTCTGGCCCGGACCGCTCACGCTGATCGTGGACCGGCCGGCGGCGATCCCGCCGATCGTCACCTCCGGACTGGCGACGATGGCGGTCCGCGTGCCGGACAACGCGTACGCGCGGGCGCTGATCGCCGAGGCCGGCGTGCCGGTGGCGGCGCCGAGCGCGAACCGGTTCGGCCAGCTCAGCCCGACGCGGGCCGAGCACGTGGTGCGGGGCCTGGGCGCCGCCGTGGACGTGGTGCTCGACGGCGGGCCGACGCGGTGCGGCATCGAGTCGACCATCGTGGACGCCCGGGGCGGGCGGCCGGTGGTGCTGCGCCTCGGCGCGCTGCCGGTCGAGGCGCTGGAGGAGGCGGCCGGCCCGGTGACCGTACGCCCGGGCAGCTCCGGGCAGCCCGTCGCGCCCGGCACGCTGGCGGCGCACTACGCCCCGCGTACGCCGCTGCGGTTGGCCTCGGGCGGCGAGCCGCCGGCGGCCGACGGGGTCCGGCGCGGCTTCCTGGCCTTCCGGGACCGACCGGCGGGAGACTGGGCGGCCGTGGAGGTGCTCTCCGCCGCCGGTGACCTGACCGAGGCCGCCGCGCGGCTGTTCGACGCGCTGCACGAGCTGGACGCCACGGGGGTCGACGAGATCCTCGTCGAGCCGGTCCCCGAGGTGGGCGTCGGCCGGGCGGTCAACGACCGGCTGCGCCGAGCCGCCGCCACCTGGCATCCGGCGGGATAA
- a CDS encoding HAD family hydrolase, with protein sequence MLRTPRALLLDFGGVLADAPPQPPAPPGLVRRLAELVDGAVPEEQIARDLGEGARAYALWRDEVGRTDDPVELPHGQVWADFVTRSWPQEARAAVQREATPLAYAWTWRQEWAVRPGIPEALRHAADAGLPMAVVSNTLCGAAHRDFLAAAGLSGLFGAEFYSDEAGPRKPNPELALLAARAIAVPIRDCWFVGDTVNRDVVCARRAGTAAAVLMRSPRTDREAALPGVEPDARIEDGHGLLALLREHARP encoded by the coding sequence ATGCTTCGTACCCCTCGGGCTCTTTTGCTGGACTTCGGCGGCGTCCTGGCCGACGCGCCACCCCAACCGCCGGCCCCGCCGGGGCTGGTGCGGCGCCTCGCCGAGCTCGTCGACGGCGCGGTGCCGGAGGAGCAGATCGCCCGGGACCTGGGCGAGGGCGCGCGGGCGTACGCCCTGTGGCGCGACGAGGTGGGCAGGACGGACGACCCGGTCGAGCTGCCGCACGGCCAGGTGTGGGCCGACTTCGTGACCCGGTCCTGGCCGCAGGAGGCCCGCGCCGCCGTCCAACGGGAGGCGACCCCACTGGCGTACGCCTGGACCTGGCGCCAGGAGTGGGCCGTGCGCCCCGGCATCCCCGAGGCCCTGCGGCACGCCGCCGACGCCGGCCTGCCGATGGCGGTCGTCAGCAACACGCTCTGCGGCGCCGCCCACCGGGACTTCCTCGCCGCCGCAGGGCTCTCCGGACTGTTCGGGGCCGAGTTCTACAGCGACGAGGCCGGGCCCCGGAAGCCGAACCCGGAACTGGCGCTGCTGGCGGCCCGCGCCATCGCGGTGCCGATTCGCGACTGCTGGTTCGTCGGCGACACCGTGAATCGCGACGTCGTCTGCGCCCGCCGCGCCGGCACCGCCGCCGCGGTCCTCATGCGCTCACCCCGCACCGACCGGGAGGCGGCGCTGCCGGGAGTCGAACCGGACGCGCGGATCGAGGACGGCCACGGGCTCCTCGCGCTGCTGCGGGAGCACGCCCGCCCGTGA
- a CDS encoding MBL fold metallo-hydrolase, with protein MLTTQPEVTFVGTATTVLRIGGFTLLTDPNFLHRGQRAYLGKGLWSRRRTDPALRIAQLPSLDAVVLSHLHGDHFDRVARRELDRELPIVTTPAAERKLRRWGFRAAEGLPTWNSRELRRDGETLRLTSMPGRHGPGALDLLMPDVMGTMIDLERGGSRQFRLYVTGDTLNRPMLADIPERYPDIDAMLIHLGGTRIAGILLTMDARQGTDLVELVRPKLTVPIHYDDYPVFRSPLAHFVAEVRRRGLAGSVRTIARGETVPLTPPD; from the coding sequence ATGTTGACGACGCAGCCGGAGGTCACGTTCGTCGGCACCGCCACCACGGTGCTGCGGATCGGCGGGTTCACCCTGCTCACCGACCCGAACTTCCTGCACCGGGGCCAACGCGCGTACCTGGGCAAAGGGCTCTGGTCGCGGCGGCGCACCGATCCCGCGTTGCGGATCGCCCAACTGCCGTCGCTGGACGCGGTCGTCCTCTCCCACCTGCACGGCGACCACTTCGACCGCGTGGCCCGCCGCGAACTCGACCGGGAGCTGCCGATCGTCACCACCCCCGCCGCCGAACGGAAGCTGCGCCGCTGGGGCTTCCGGGCCGCCGAAGGGCTGCCCACCTGGAACTCCCGGGAGCTGCGCCGCGACGGCGAGACGCTGCGGCTGACCTCGATGCCGGGCAGGCACGGGCCGGGCGCGCTGGACCTGCTGATGCCCGACGTGATGGGCACGATGATCGACCTGGAACGCGGGGGCAGCCGCCAGTTCCGCCTCTACGTCACCGGCGACACGCTGAACCGGCCGATGCTCGCCGACATCCCCGAGCGGTACCCGGACATCGACGCGATGCTGATCCACCTCGGCGGCACCCGGATCGCCGGCATCCTGCTCACCATGGACGCGCGGCAGGGCACCGACCTGGTCGAGCTGGTCCGGCCGAAGCTGACCGTGCCGATCCACTACGACGACTACCCGGTGTTCCGCTCGCCGCTGGCCCACTTCGTGGCGGAGGTACGGCGGCGCGGCCTCGCCGGGAGCGTCCGCACCATCGCCCGGGGCGAGACCGTCCCGCTGACCCCGCCGGACTGA
- the sigJ gene encoding RNA polymerase sigma factor SigJ yields the protein MSLTADDVERFEAARPRLEAIAYRLLGSATEAEDAVQETFLRWQAANVERIEVPEAWLTKVLTNLCLNQLASARARRETYPGQWLPEPLLAGDPMLGPAETAEQRDSVSFAVLTLLERLSPGERAVYVLREAFDYPHRDIAAILDITEAASQQILHRAKKHVADGRARAEIDEAAARRVVEEFLAAATGGRMEPLLRLLTEDVVAIGDGGGKVPARAKAFEGAVAVAKFLWGLFRPGKAKRALVGGTPEVYAWTANGGPAVVAVVDGRVVGVMCLEVTADGIAAFRNQGNPDKLARATVQWGATDHGEPLFHAF from the coding sequence ATGTCCCTGACGGCGGACGACGTCGAGCGGTTCGAGGCCGCCAGGCCCCGCCTGGAAGCCATCGCCTACCGTCTCCTCGGCTCCGCCACCGAGGCCGAGGACGCCGTGCAGGAGACGTTCCTGCGCTGGCAGGCCGCCAACGTCGAGCGCATCGAGGTCCCCGAGGCCTGGCTGACGAAGGTCCTCACCAACCTGTGCCTCAACCAGCTCGCCTCCGCACGGGCTCGCCGGGAGACCTACCCGGGCCAGTGGCTTCCCGAGCCGCTGCTCGCCGGGGATCCGATGCTCGGCCCGGCCGAAACCGCCGAGCAGCGCGACTCGGTCTCGTTCGCGGTCCTCACCCTCCTGGAGCGTCTCTCCCCGGGCGAGCGGGCGGTGTACGTGCTGCGGGAGGCCTTCGACTACCCGCACCGCGACATCGCCGCGATCCTCGACATCACCGAGGCCGCCAGCCAGCAGATCCTCCACCGCGCCAAGAAGCACGTCGCGGACGGCAGGGCCCGTGCCGAGATCGACGAGGCCGCTGCCCGGCGGGTCGTCGAGGAGTTCCTGGCAGCCGCCACCGGCGGCCGGATGGAGCCGCTCCTGCGCCTGCTCACCGAGGACGTCGTCGCGATCGGCGACGGCGGCGGGAAGGTCCCGGCCCGCGCCAAGGCGTTCGAGGGCGCGGTCGCGGTCGCGAAGTTCCTGTGGGGCCTGTTCAGGCCCGGCAAGGCCAAGCGCGCCCTGGTCGGTGGCACGCCCGAGGTCTACGCCTGGACCGCCAACGGCGGCCCCGCCGTCGTGGCCGTCGTGGACGGCCGGGTCGTCGGCGTCATGTGCCTGGAGGTCACCGCCGACGGCATCGCCGCGTTCCGTAACCAGGGCAACCCGGACAAGCTCGCACGGGCGACCGTGCAGTGGGGTGCCACCGACCACGGCGAGCCCCTGTTCCACGCCTTCTGA
- a CDS encoding DLW-39 family protein, which translates to MFKKLLILAGVVGVAAVVARKVKASNDERALWHEATTAPDLR; encoded by the coding sequence ATGTTCAAGAAGCTTCTGATCCTGGCCGGCGTCGTCGGTGTGGCAGCCGTGGTGGCCAGGAAGGTCAAGGCTTCCAACGACGAGCGCGCCCTCTGGCACGAGGCGACCACCGCGCCCGACCTGCGCTGA
- a CDS encoding class I SAM-dependent methyltransferase family protein, which produces MTVRTDWQAWHEPYADANSPLSRRLRLVQQHIASWLDERSEERLTVVSACAGQGHDLIGVLAARPDARRLRVTLLEYDAGNVATARAAADRAGLSHLVIRQADAGQLSSYAGAVPADLVLMVGVFGNISDADVERSVAALPQFCAAGATVIWTRARRTPDLTPAVRRWLRDAAFVEEAFHAPDDARFSVGVHRFAGTPRPLDATGTLFTFLR; this is translated from the coding sequence GTGACCGTCAGGACCGACTGGCAGGCATGGCACGAGCCCTACGCCGACGCGAACTCCCCGCTGTCACGTCGGCTGCGGCTGGTGCAGCAGCACATCGCCTCGTGGCTCGACGAGCGCTCCGAGGAACGACTGACGGTGGTCAGCGCCTGCGCGGGGCAGGGCCACGACCTCATCGGCGTCCTGGCCGCACGGCCCGACGCCCGACGGCTGCGCGTGACCCTGCTCGAGTACGACGCCGGCAACGTGGCCACCGCGCGGGCCGCCGCCGACCGGGCCGGGCTCTCCCACCTCGTGATCAGGCAGGCGGACGCGGGCCAACTCTCCTCCTATGCCGGGGCGGTTCCGGCGGATCTGGTGCTCATGGTCGGAGTCTTCGGCAACATCTCGGACGCCGACGTGGAACGATCGGTCGCCGCCCTGCCTCAGTTCTGCGCGGCGGGTGCCACAGTGATCTGGACCCGGGCGCGGCGGACGCCGGACCTGACGCCGGCCGTACGGAGATGGCTTCGCGACGCCGCCTTCGTGGAGGAGGCGTTCCACGCTCCGGACGACGCCCGGTTCTCTGTCGGCGTCCACCGGTTCGCAGGCACACCGCGACCCCTGGACGCCACGGGAACGCTCTTCACCTTCCTACGCTGA
- a CDS encoding HAD-IC family P-type ATPase, giving the protein MISLVRTAGRLLPPVTVPPVVGEASRNVGAAAARLVRAAGLSRRRVWSRPGRHHIEVLGVCQDGGDVLARQVEAALERMPGVQWARVNAPSGRVVVAVGTPEPALRDLIATVARTERTCPHEPDPQIPPPHPPEEGPRTPRTLGALASDALGLTLSAATRILPFTPVPGEVAGLLGAVDLHPKLHALADRGLRADPRADLLFPLAEAVVQGLTGSWTGLVLDGAHRVVQWGEARAQLRAWAQAEPRLTGHPERAAAPAPKIERPRPKPDGPVEKYVSRTLDAGAVAVAAATPVVGWKRAAALGLSTLPKAPGSGREGYAAQLGRILARRGVIAMDRNVLRELDRIDTLVLDAAVLGSDRGVLADLAPLAGADTGRVAARAFALFDPAAPREPRHADGWRLGPLDALNVEDPGDTADSRRLRDAGGPLLGLSDGGTLLAVLRVEPEPAPGVDALPAAARQAGLRLVVAGDDERRYDFADAHLPGRDRLAESVRELQRDGAVVMVVSGDRAALGAADCGLGLSADEDLPPWGAHLLVGADLRVAALVVEAAGVARRMARQNIGLAMAGTGLGVLGALTASPARLPGRAVAAVNGAAALAFAHGVLRAHRLPGPADSPAPATTAWHLMPSSTVLDQLDTGPDGLPTDEAERRRGDGSARPSGPTGLLHAFVDELTNPLTPVLAAGAVLSATLGSPVDAALVGGVVGGSALLGAVHQHNTERSLAELLSRSAVTARVRRDGAERILSAEDLVPGDVVLLESGDAVPADCRVLESAGLEMDESSLTGESLPVGKTDQPVVAAAVADRRSMLYEGTSVAAGHGTAVVVATGAGTEAGRSLAMARQAPPASGVEARLGRLTRAAIPLAAGSAVAVAGAGLLRGVPLAQTAATAANLAVASVPEGLPFLVSAAQLAAARRLAEHGALVRNPRTIEALGRVDVLCFDKTGTLTEGQLMLAGVGDDGRYAPMDRLDDGLRLTLSAALRATPGADALHDLTQQTDRAVRSGAQAAGVTEQTGAQGWQPVGGLPFEPSRGYHATVGRAGDRLLLSVKGAPESVLPRCSGWRTPGGRDEPLDDSGRDGLHAMLADRAGAGHRILAVAECRVSSPDVTDDQVHDLTFVGFLALADGVRESAAPAVRRIRQAGVHTIMITGDHPATAEAIAATISDHEDQRVVTATELDQLDDEALAARLAVTDVVARCTPAHKVRIIQALQRCGRTVAMTGDGANDAAAIRLADVGIALGQRGTPAARAAADLVVTDDRLETIIATLVEGRAMWSSVRHALSILVGGNLGEIAFSVLTAAATGRSALTGRQLLLVNLLTDLAPALAIAVRPPGADRADGLLREGPDTSLGETMTREIGLRAAATTLGATAGWTLARYTGRRRRAGTVALVSLVGTQLGQTVLAGGTSPAVLASTAASLGVLVMVVQTPGVSHFFGCTPLGPVGWTIATGSALGATFANGALTRLVERLPQSGSPPADRPDPDGRTSADGPARA; this is encoded by the coding sequence ATGATCTCGCTGGTCCGCACGGCCGGCCGACTCCTTCCGCCGGTCACGGTGCCGCCGGTCGTCGGCGAGGCGTCCCGGAACGTCGGTGCCGCCGCGGCCCGGCTGGTGCGGGCGGCCGGGCTGAGCCGCCGTCGGGTCTGGTCCCGCCCCGGCCGGCACCACATCGAGGTGCTCGGGGTCTGCCAGGACGGCGGCGACGTCCTCGCGCGTCAGGTCGAGGCGGCGCTGGAGCGGATGCCCGGCGTCCAGTGGGCACGGGTCAACGCCCCGTCCGGTCGGGTGGTCGTCGCCGTCGGTACGCCGGAGCCCGCCCTGCGGGACCTCATCGCGACCGTCGCCCGCACCGAACGCACCTGCCCGCACGAGCCGGACCCGCAGATCCCGCCGCCGCACCCGCCCGAGGAGGGACCGCGCACGCCGCGCACCCTCGGCGCGCTGGCCTCCGACGCTCTCGGCCTGACCCTCTCCGCCGCCACCCGGATCCTGCCGTTCACGCCGGTGCCCGGGGAGGTCGCCGGGCTGCTCGGCGCGGTCGACCTGCACCCGAAGCTGCACGCGCTGGCGGACCGGGGGCTACGCGCCGACCCCCGCGCCGATCTGCTCTTCCCGCTCGCCGAGGCGGTGGTGCAGGGCCTGACGGGCAGTTGGACCGGGCTCGTGCTCGACGGCGCGCACCGGGTGGTGCAGTGGGGCGAGGCGCGCGCCCAGCTCCGCGCGTGGGCACAGGCCGAACCCCGGCTGACCGGGCATCCGGAGCGGGCCGCCGCCCCCGCGCCGAAGATCGAGCGCCCCCGGCCGAAGCCGGACGGCCCCGTCGAGAAGTACGTGTCCCGGACGCTCGACGCGGGCGCCGTCGCGGTGGCCGCCGCGACGCCGGTCGTGGGTTGGAAGCGGGCCGCCGCGCTGGGCCTCTCCACGCTGCCGAAGGCCCCCGGCAGCGGACGCGAGGGGTACGCCGCGCAGCTCGGCCGGATCCTCGCCCGGCGGGGGGTGATCGCGATGGACCGCAACGTGCTGCGCGAACTCGACCGGATCGACACCCTGGTGCTGGACGCCGCCGTGCTCGGCTCCGACCGGGGCGTGCTGGCGGACCTGGCGCCGCTGGCCGGTGCGGACACCGGGCGGGTGGCGGCGCGCGCGTTCGCCCTCTTCGACCCCGCCGCGCCCCGAGAGCCGCGGCACGCCGACGGCTGGCGGCTCGGGCCGCTGGACGCGCTGAACGTCGAGGACCCGGGCGACACCGCCGACAGCCGGCGGCTGCGCGACGCGGGCGGCCCCCTGCTCGGCCTGTCCGACGGCGGCACCCTCCTCGCCGTACTGCGGGTCGAGCCGGAGCCGGCGCCGGGCGTCGACGCCCTGCCGGCCGCCGCCCGCCAGGCCGGCCTGCGGCTGGTCGTGGCCGGCGACGACGAGCGGCGGTACGACTTCGCCGACGCCCACCTGCCCGGGCGCGACCGGCTGGCCGAGTCCGTGCGGGAGCTGCAACGCGACGGGGCCGTGGTGATGGTGGTCTCCGGCGACCGCGCCGCGCTCGGGGCCGCCGACTGCGGGCTGGGGCTCTCCGCCGACGAGGACCTGCCGCCCTGGGGCGCGCACCTGCTGGTCGGCGCCGACCTGCGGGTGGCCGCGCTGGTGGTCGAGGCGGCCGGGGTGGCCCGCCGGATGGCACGGCAGAACATCGGCCTGGCCATGGCCGGCACCGGCCTCGGCGTCCTGGGGGCGCTCACCGCCTCGCCCGCACGGCTGCCCGGCCGCGCCGTCGCGGCCGTCAACGGGGCGGCGGCGCTGGCCTTCGCCCACGGGGTCCTGCGGGCGCACCGGCTGCCCGGCCCGGCGGACTCCCCGGCGCCGGCCACCACCGCGTGGCACCTGATGCCGTCCTCGACCGTGCTGGACCAGCTCGACACCGGCCCGGACGGGCTCCCCACCGACGAGGCCGAGCGCCGCCGGGGCGACGGGAGCGCACGGCCGTCGGGGCCGACGGGGCTGCTCCACGCCTTCGTCGACGAGCTGACCAACCCGCTCACCCCGGTGCTGGCCGCCGGGGCGGTGCTCTCCGCCACCCTCGGCTCGCCCGTTGACGCCGCCCTGGTCGGCGGCGTGGTCGGCGGGTCGGCGCTGCTCGGTGCGGTGCACCAGCACAACACCGAGCGGTCGCTGGCCGAGCTGCTGTCCCGCTCGGCGGTGACCGCCCGGGTACGCCGGGATGGCGCGGAGCGGATCCTGTCGGCCGAGGACCTGGTGCCCGGGGACGTCGTCCTCCTCGAATCGGGGGACGCCGTCCCGGCCGACTGCCGGGTGCTGGAGTCGGCCGGGCTGGAGATGGACGAGTCCTCGCTCACCGGCGAGTCGCTGCCGGTCGGCAAGACCGACCAGCCGGTGGTCGCCGCCGCCGTCGCCGACCGGCGCTCGATGCTCTACGAGGGCACCAGCGTCGCCGCCGGCCACGGGACGGCGGTGGTGGTGGCGACCGGCGCGGGCACCGAGGCGGGGCGGAGCCTGGCGATGGCCCGGCAGGCCCCGCCGGCGAGCGGCGTGGAGGCGCGGCTGGGCCGGTTGACCCGGGCGGCGATCCCGCTGGCCGCCGGCTCGGCGGTGGCGGTGGCCGGCGCGGGGTTGCTGCGGGGCGTACCCCTGGCCCAGACCGCCGCGACCGCCGCGAACCTGGCCGTCGCGTCCGTGCCCGAAGGGCTGCCCTTCCTGGTCAGCGCCGCACAGCTCGCCGCCGCCCGGCGGCTGGCGGAGCACGGCGCGCTGGTCCGCAACCCGCGCACCATCGAGGCGCTCGGGCGGGTGGACGTGCTCTGCTTCGACAAGACCGGCACCCTCACCGAGGGGCAGCTGATGCTCGCCGGGGTCGGCGACGACGGCCGGTACGCACCGATGGACCGCCTCGACGACGGCCTTCGACTCACCCTCTCGGCCGCGCTGCGCGCCACTCCGGGCGCCGACGCCCTCCACGACCTGACCCAGCAGACCGACCGGGCGGTCCGGTCCGGCGCGCAGGCCGCCGGGGTGACCGAGCAGACCGGCGCCCAGGGGTGGCAGCCGGTGGGTGGGCTGCCGTTCGAGCCGTCCCGTGGCTACCACGCCACCGTCGGCCGGGCCGGGGACCGGCTGCTGCTCAGCGTGAAGGGAGCGCCGGAGTCGGTGCTGCCCCGGTGCTCGGGCTGGCGTACGCCGGGGGGACGCGACGAGCCGCTCGACGACTCGGGCCGCGACGGGCTGCACGCCATGCTCGCCGACCGGGCGGGGGCGGGACACCGGATCCTCGCCGTGGCCGAGTGCCGGGTCTCCTCGCCCGACGTCACCGACGATCAGGTGCACGACCTGACCTTCGTCGGCTTCCTGGCCCTCGCCGACGGGGTACGCGAGAGTGCAGCCCCCGCCGTGCGCCGGATCCGTCAGGCCGGCGTGCACACCATCATGATCACCGGTGACCATCCGGCGACCGCCGAGGCGATCGCGGCCACCATCAGCGACCACGAGGACCAGCGGGTGGTCACCGCGACGGAACTCGACCAGCTCGACGACGAGGCCCTCGCCGCGCGGCTCGCCGTCACGGACGTGGTGGCCCGGTGCACCCCGGCGCACAAGGTCCGGATCATCCAGGCGTTGCAGAGGTGTGGACGTACGGTGGCGATGACCGGCGACGGTGCCAACGACGCCGCGGCGATCCGGCTGGCCGACGTGGGCATCGCCCTCGGTCAGCGGGGCACCCCGGCGGCCCGGGCGGCGGCCGACCTGGTGGTCACCGACGACCGGCTGGAGACCATCATCGCCACCCTGGTCGAGGGCCGGGCGATGTGGTCCTCGGTACGCCACGCGCTCAGCATCCTGGTCGGCGGGAACCTCGGCGAGATCGCGTTCAGCGTGCTGACCGCCGCCGCTACCGGCCGCTCGGCGCTCACCGGCCGGCAACTGCTCCTGGTCAACCTGCTCACCGACCTGGCACCGGCGTTGGCGATCGCCGTCCGGCCGCCCGGCGCGGACCGTGCCGACGGCCTGCTCCGGGAGGGCCCCGACACCTCGCTGGGCGAGACGATGACCCGGGAGATCGGGCTGCGCGCCGCCGCCACGACGCTGGGCGCCACCGCCGGCTGGACCTTGGCCCGCTACACCGGGCGACGCAGGCGCGCGGGCACCGTCGCGCTGGTCTCGCTGGTCGGCACCCAGCTCGGACAGACGGTGCTGGCCGGCGGCACCAGCCCGGCCGTACTGGCCTCCACCGCCGCGTCGCTCGGGGTGCTGGTGATGGTCGTCCAGACGCCGGGGGTCAGCCACTTCTTCGGCTGTACGCCGCTCGGCCCGGTCGGCTGGACCATCGCGACGGGCTCCGCGCTCGGCGCCACCTTCGCGAACGGCGCGCTCACCCGCCTGGTGGAACGCCTGCCCCAGTCGGGATCCCCGCCGGCGGACCGCCCGGACCCCGACGGACGAACCTCGGCCGACGGGCCGGCGCGGGCGTGA
- a CDS encoding CBS domain-containing protein, producing MPTAREIMTNDVTCIREQDDLKTAAKQMAQLGVGSLPICGDDNRLKGMLTDRDIVVKVLAEGRDPGRVTAGELAQGEAVTIGADDDAAEILRTMSQHKVRRLPVIDGHELVGIVAVADVARSLPERPVGDLIEAISERA from the coding sequence ATGCCGACCGCACGCGAGATCATGACGAACGATGTGACCTGCATCCGTGAGCAGGACGACCTCAAGACGGCCGCCAAGCAGATGGCCCAGCTGGGCGTCGGCTCGCTGCCGATCTGCGGGGACGACAACCGGCTCAAGGGAATGCTGACCGACCGCGACATCGTGGTGAAGGTCCTCGCCGAGGGCCGCGACCCGGGCCGGGTCACCGCCGGTGAACTCGCCCAGGGCGAGGCGGTGACGATCGGCGCCGACGACGACGCGGCGGAGATCCTGCGGACCATGAGCCAGCACAAGGTGCGCCGGCTGCCGGTGATCGACGGGCACGAGCTCGTCGGCATCGTGGCCGTCGCCGACGTGGCCCGCTCCCTGCCCGAGCGCCCGGTGGGCGACCTCATCGAGGCCATCTCCGAGCGCGCCTGA